A single genomic interval of Picosynechococcus sp. PCC 7003 harbors:
- the groL gene encoding chaperonin GroEL (60 kDa chaperone family; promotes refolding of misfolded polypeptides especially under stressful conditions; forms two stacked rings of heptamers to form a barrel-shaped 14mer; ends can be capped by GroES; misfolded proteins enter the barrel where they are refolded when GroES binds) translates to MAKSIIYNEDARRALEKGIDLLAEAVAVTLGPKGRNVVLEKKFGAPQIVNDGVTIAKEIELEDHIENTGVSLIRQAASKTNDVAGDGTTTATVLAHAMVKEGLRNVAAGANPIAIKRGIDKATEFLVGRIKEVSRPVESSTAIAQVGSISAGNDKEVGDMIAKAMDKVGKEGVISLEEGKSMETELEITEGMRFDKGYTSPYFVTDTERMEAVLEDPFILITDKKITLVQDLVPILEQVARQGKPLVIIAEDIEKEALATLVVNRLRGVLNVAAVKAPGFGDRRKQMLEDIAVLTGGQLITEDAGLKLDNTSVDMLGKARRITITKDNTTIVADGNEQAVKTRCEQIRRQIEESDSSYDKEKLQERLAKLSGGVAVIKVGAATETEMKDRKLRLEDAINATKAAVEEGIVPGGGTTLAHLAPELEKWATDNLIAEQLTGALIVARALTAPLKRIAENAGQNGAVIAERVKEKDFNTGFNAATNEFVDMLAAGIVDPAKVTRSATQNAASIAGMVLTTECIVVDKPEKDKAGAAPGAGDFDY, encoded by the coding sequence ATGGCTAAATCTATTATTTACAACGAAGATGCTCGCCGCGCCCTCGAAAAAGGGATCGATCTTCTTGCTGAGGCTGTTGCCGTCACCCTTGGCCCCAAAGGTCGGAATGTTGTGCTCGAAAAGAAATTTGGCGCACCCCAGATCGTTAATGACGGTGTGACTATTGCTAAGGAAATCGAGCTCGAAGACCACATCGAAAACACCGGTGTTTCTCTCATTCGTCAAGCGGCTTCTAAAACCAATGATGTGGCCGGTGACGGAACCACCACTGCGACTGTTTTGGCACACGCGATGGTCAAGGAAGGTCTGCGCAACGTTGCGGCCGGGGCCAACCCCATCGCCATTAAGCGCGGCATCGACAAAGCGACGGAATTCCTCGTCGGTCGGATCAAGGAAGTATCTCGTCCGGTGGAATCCTCCACGGCGATCGCCCAGGTTGGTTCTATCTCTGCGGGTAACGACAAGGAAGTTGGCGACATGATCGCCAAAGCCATGGACAAAGTCGGTAAAGAAGGTGTGATCTCCCTCGAAGAAGGGAAATCCATGGAAACCGAACTCGAAATCACCGAAGGGATGCGTTTCGACAAGGGTTACACTTCCCCCTACTTCGTCACTGACACCGAGCGCATGGAAGCGGTGCTCGAAGATCCGTTTATCTTGATCACCGACAAGAAAATTACCCTGGTTCAAGACCTTGTACCGATCCTTGAGCAGGTTGCCCGCCAAGGGAAACCCCTTGTGATCATTGCTGAAGACATCGAGAAAGAAGCCCTCGCCACCCTCGTGGTCAACCGTCTCCGGGGTGTCCTCAATGTTGCTGCGGTTAAAGCACCTGGTTTTGGCGATCGCCGTAAGCAAATGCTCGAAGATATCGCTGTACTCACCGGTGGCCAACTGATCACCGAAGATGCAGGCCTCAAGCTCGACAACACCAGCGTTGATATGCTTGGTAAAGCCCGCCGCATCACCATCACCAAAGACAACACCACCATTGTTGCTGATGGTAACGAACAAGCGGTTAAGACCCGTTGTGAGCAAATCCGCCGTCAAATCGAAGAATCTGATTCTTCCTACGACAAAGAAAAACTCCAAGAGCGCCTCGCGAAACTCTCCGGTGGTGTTGCTGTGATCAAAGTCGGTGCTGCAACTGAAACTGAGATGAAGGATCGTAAGCTCCGTCTCGAAGATGCGATCAACGCGACCAAAGCAGCCGTTGAAGAAGGAATCGTTCCCGGTGGTGGTACAACCCTCGCTCACCTCGCTCCTGAACTCGAAAAGTGGGCAACCGACAACCTCATTGCCGAGCAACTCACTGGTGCTTTGATTGTGGCCCGTGCTCTGACTGCGCCCCTGAAGCGTATTGCTGAAAATGCTGGCCAAAACGGTGCGGTAATCGCTGAGCGTGTGAAGGAAAAAGACTTCAACACTGGCTTTAACGCAGCAACCAATGAATTCGTTGATATGCTCGCTGCCGGTATTGTTGACCCTGCGAAGGTAACCCGTTCTGCAACCCAGAATGCGGCTTCCATTGCTGGCATGGTTCTCACCACTGAGTGCATCGTTGTTGACAAGCCCGAAAAAGATAAAGCGGGTGCAGCT
- the groES gene encoding co-chaperone GroES has protein sequence MAAISINVSTLKPLGDRVFVKVSESEEKTAGGILLPDSAKEKPQIGEVVAVGEGKRNDDGSRSAVDVKVGDKVLYSKYAGTDIKLGGDDYVLLSEKDILATVA, from the coding sequence ATGGCAGCAATTAGCATCAATGTTTCTACCCTCAAGCCCCTTGGCGATCGCGTTTTCGTAAAGGTCAGCGAATCTGAAGAAAAGACCGCTGGTGGGATCCTCCTTCCCGATAGCGCCAAAGAAAAGCCCCAAATCGGCGAAGTTGTTGCTGTTGGTGAAGGCAAGCGCAACGATGATGGTAGCCGTTCTGCCGTTGATGTCAAAGTTGGCGATAAAGTTCTCTACTCCAAGTACGCTGGTACTGATATCAAGCTCGGTGGCGACGACTACGTCCTTCTTTCTGAGAAAGATATCCTCGCAACCGTTGCGTAA